In Synechococcus sp. A18-25c, a single window of DNA contains:
- a CDS encoding sugar phosphate isomerase/epimerase codes for MTSALLLFKTLWGWTDSLDQACECSQRGGFDGLEVNLDHPCLEALPAAAIRSRLDRSQQHLILEIVTGGDYTPSLQWSPADHLAQLDQDLQRAAGLEPLKINLITGSDSWSDDVQDDFLDALLDRLDAVPVAVMLETHRSRSLFDPWRLPTQLQRFPRLRLTADLSHWCTVSERLMTPELSPVQAMAPRVDHIHARVGHAQGPSVSHPFAPEWAEALEAHRRCWQLFLDQSARLDQPFTITPEFGPDGYMPQLPFSAKPLADVQALNAEMASWLRSSLSMPASDSCSL; via the coding sequence TTGACCTCCGCCCTACTGCTGTTCAAGACCCTCTGGGGTTGGACGGATTCCCTGGATCAGGCCTGTGAATGCTCCCAGCGGGGCGGGTTTGACGGGTTGGAAGTCAATTTGGATCATCCCTGCCTGGAGGCTTTGCCAGCCGCTGCGATCCGGAGTCGGTTGGATCGGTCGCAGCAGCACTTGATTCTTGAGATCGTTACTGGTGGTGATTACACCCCGTCGCTGCAGTGGAGCCCTGCTGATCACCTGGCGCAGTTGGACCAAGATCTGCAGCGAGCCGCAGGCCTCGAACCCCTGAAGATCAACCTGATCACCGGCAGCGACAGTTGGTCGGATGACGTTCAGGACGATTTTCTGGACGCCCTGCTCGATCGACTCGATGCAGTGCCGGTGGCGGTGATGCTGGAAACCCACCGCAGCAGGAGCCTGTTTGACCCTTGGCGTCTGCCAACCCAGCTGCAGCGGTTCCCGCGGCTGCGTCTAACGGCTGACCTCAGCCACTGGTGCACGGTGAGCGAACGTCTGATGACCCCCGAGCTTTCGCCGGTGCAGGCGATGGCCCCTCGGGTTGATCACATCCATGCTCGGGTCGGTCATGCCCAAGGCCCCTCTGTTAGTCATCCCTTCGCACCGGAATGGGCTGAGGCCTTGGAAGCCCATCGCCGCTGTTGGCAATTGTTTCTGGATCAATCCGCCCGGCTGGATCAACCCTTCACGATCACGCCGGAGTTTGGGCCTGATGGCTACATGCCGCAACTTCCCTTCAGCGCGAAGCCGTTGGCTGATGTTCAGGCTCTTAATGCTGAGATGGCCTCTTGGCTGCGGTCCAGCTTGAGCATGCCCGCTTCCGATAGCTGTTCGCTGTAG
- a CDS encoding efflux RND transporter periplasmic adaptor subunit produces the protein MRRPLLLSVLAATALLTSCGQPKAAPKIMTVQTATIGEATFQPSIQAISLLESTTTVSLRPETDGRVVKVLAKDGQQVKAGQPILVLDNVQLSAALDSALAQARTDQINAERYQFLYENGAASAKQRDRYATQAIASRDQARTAAANLGYKFVRSPIDGVIGDLDTVRLGDYVKTGQAITGIVNNSTLWTLMQVPATRASEVAIGQTVKVSSQTNPPVTGEGSVSFISPYFGISGNNQSPNTLMVKATFPNLSGQLKTGQFVKSEIVIGEKQALAVPVQAVFMQAQQPFVYVTVSLSRALPKIKASASVPEVQKQKLAKLPGTTPIVVQRAVTLGDLQNNLYLIQSGLQRGDRVVVSNTALLSNGVPVKIATDSSKGASD, from the coding sequence GTGCGGCGACCGCTCCTGCTTTCCGTTCTGGCCGCCACAGCTCTGCTCACCAGCTGCGGCCAACCCAAAGCAGCGCCCAAAATCATGACGGTGCAGACCGCCACGATTGGTGAGGCCACCTTCCAGCCCAGCATCCAGGCCATCAGCCTGCTGGAATCGACCACCACGGTGTCGTTGCGACCGGAAACCGACGGCCGCGTGGTGAAAGTGCTGGCCAAGGATGGGCAGCAGGTGAAGGCCGGTCAGCCGATTCTGGTGCTCGACAATGTGCAGCTGAGCGCAGCACTGGATTCAGCCCTAGCGCAAGCCCGGACCGACCAAATCAACGCCGAGCGCTATCAGTTTCTGTACGAAAACGGCGCCGCTTCCGCCAAGCAACGGGACCGATACGCCACTCAGGCGATTGCCTCTCGCGATCAGGCGCGGACCGCCGCGGCCAACCTCGGCTACAAATTCGTACGCTCTCCCATCGATGGCGTCATCGGCGATCTCGACACGGTGAGGCTGGGTGACTACGTGAAGACCGGCCAGGCGATCACGGGCATCGTCAACAACTCCACCCTGTGGACCCTGATGCAGGTGCCCGCCACCCGCGCCAGCGAGGTGGCGATCGGTCAAACGGTGAAGGTGTCCTCCCAAACCAACCCACCGGTGACGGGTGAAGGCTCCGTGAGTTTCATCTCTCCCTACTTCGGCATCAGTGGCAACAACCAGTCGCCGAACACGCTGATGGTGAAAGCCACCTTCCCCAACCTCAGCGGCCAGTTGAAGACCGGTCAGTTTGTGAAAAGTGAAATCGTGATCGGCGAAAAGCAGGCCTTGGCGGTGCCGGTGCAGGCGGTGTTCATGCAAGCCCAGCAACCCTTCGTCTACGTGACGGTGTCGTTGAGCCGTGCCCTACCCAAAATCAAGGCATCGGCTTCCGTGCCCGAAGTCCAGAAGCAGAAATTGGCCAAATTGCCCGGCACCACGCCAATCGTGGTGCAGCGCGCCGTCACCCTGGGCGACCTGCAGAACAATCTTTATCTGATTCAGTCAGGGTTGCAACGGGGTGACCGGGTGGTGGTGAGCAACACCGCTCTACTCAGCAATGGCGTTCCGGTAAAAATCGCCACGGACTCCAGCAAGGGCGCCAGCGACTGA
- a CDS encoding aromatic ring-hydroxylating dioxygenase subunit alpha, giving the protein MLKSPRLNQPFLPGWMYRHEAMHQWDCRVYANRFWHPVAAATALRPGQTLAITLLHQPLLLTWPDNGKPRAFRNRCPHRGVAFQADRETARSCRRLICPYHGWTYNLDGTLQSAARESGFETGFDRQAWGLSELSCRIQGPFIWVALAEEPIPLEQQLALIQTTAAAAWSRAVEACGRTRRSLNCNWKIAHDNTLDDYHVAIAHPTTLHREQGPVRDYVHHFSRYVNLLETPHPDGGPFQTFGLPPWTHVLIWPDGRIALLEFLPEQPLQCTMQLQLLAPTGAVNTVEAEAWLEQLLIFLDEDKALVEAAQRGYDENFQPGPAHQLEQRILHWQSLYSEQLSEAGMLKLDRSQEAISALRA; this is encoded by the coding sequence GTGTTGAAGAGCCCGAGGCTGAATCAGCCGTTTCTGCCGGGATGGATGTATCGCCACGAAGCGATGCATCAGTGGGATTGCCGTGTCTATGCCAACCGCTTCTGGCATCCAGTTGCAGCAGCCACCGCTCTCCGTCCCGGGCAGACCCTGGCCATCACGCTGCTGCATCAACCTCTGCTGCTCACCTGGCCGGACAACGGCAAACCCCGGGCTTTTCGTAATCGCTGCCCCCATCGCGGAGTCGCCTTTCAAGCGGATCGAGAAACCGCTCGGTCATGCCGACGACTGATCTGCCCGTATCACGGGTGGACCTACAACCTGGATGGCACTCTGCAATCGGCGGCCAGAGAGTCGGGGTTTGAGACCGGGTTTGATCGCCAGGCCTGGGGGTTGAGCGAACTGTCATGTCGGATCCAAGGACCCTTCATCTGGGTCGCCCTCGCTGAAGAACCGATCCCGCTGGAGCAGCAACTGGCTCTGATCCAAACCACGGCCGCAGCCGCTTGGAGCCGAGCCGTGGAAGCCTGCGGGCGGACGCGACGCAGCCTGAATTGCAATTGGAAGATCGCCCACGACAACACACTCGACGACTACCACGTCGCGATTGCCCATCCAACGACCCTGCACCGCGAACAGGGACCAGTTCGCGATTACGTCCATCACTTCAGTCGCTACGTCAACCTGCTCGAAACGCCACACCCGGATGGGGGACCGTTTCAGACCTTTGGCCTGCCGCCCTGGACCCATGTGCTGATCTGGCCTGACGGACGGATCGCCCTGCTGGAGTTTCTGCCGGAGCAGCCTCTGCAATGCACGATGCAGCTTCAGCTCCTCGCACCGACTGGGGCCGTCAACACCGTGGAGGCTGAAGCCTGGTTGGAGCAATTGCTGATTTTTTTAGACGAGGACAAAGCCCTCGTGGAGGCTGCTCAACGGGGGTACGACGAGAACTTCCAGCCAGGACCCGCTCATCAACTCGAACAGCGCATCCTGCATTGGCAAAGCCTCTACAGCGAACAGCTATCGGAAGCGGGCATGCTCAAGCTGGACCGCAGCCAAGAGGCCATCTCAGCATTAAGAGCCTGA
- a CDS encoding efflux RND transporter permease subunit, whose protein sequence is MAFSDNFIKRPVLTTVCSILIVLMGVIAIPTLPIANLPNIAPPLISVTATYGGANSLVTEQAVTNPIEAQINGVPGASYIASTSNMEGQSIIQVYFDETTDIDINQVNVQNRVSLAMPQLPPQVSNTGVSVKQSTPSILLAYQVSSTEGQYDAAYLNGLVYEELYYPLERVPGVANVNILGGSTPAYWLFVDPNKLAANQLTASEVVDAVQAQNSTSIGGLVGGPPAAGDQAYTYPLLVEDNGNLLSIEAFNNLIVGRSETGNLLLLKDVGAVRYGFNNYTSSAVDASNHDTVSVAVFQTPDSNALDVADAVVQQLESFAVDVPPGVTVKQIYNIGQFIESSVDGVIDALGLAIVLVLLILFLFLQNWRATVVPSLAIPISLVGTFAFIKVFGFSINQLTLLGLVLATGLVVDDAIVVIEAVSKNIEAGMKPRQAALACMGELFGALVATALVLMAVFVPVAFYPGSIGIIYQQFALTIAFSIAISAFNALTFSPMLSGLILKSGEAPTPKGWVWPVAGVIVGLAFGRFSAASFGSWTYLLGVVVGGLAGANLPLIFRVFNQQFNRLQSAYARLVHTLIGARRWVMVALGSGIVITALAFTALPSAFIPDEDQGYLAGIYQLQNGASLNETEAMGAEIAAILKQEDDILNANVISGYGFNGSSPDQGTILIGLKPLSERPGAKNSSFAIADRLNAKLSQLSSGMAVVGQPPAVPGFSAQGGFYFQFNDLTGSYSFNELNDEAQKLIKAGRESGMFSTLYTQFIPSAPAFELTINRVVMGALNVDYKEAMTTVATLAGGSYTGLTYENGQVRNVYLQAGAEQRADVNDILSYYVTSRDGELVQVSQFAQVELSSAPPIISHYNLYRTVLIQGAQAVGKSSGQALQTIQSLFSQQSFNNIGSAFTGLALLQLSAGNASVLVFGLGIVIVYLVLSAQYESYITPVIILATVPLAMLGALAFLAIRSIDLNIYAQVGLVTLIGLAAKNGILIVEVAEQHLEDGLSPTEAVVASAESRLRPILMTAIAALAGFLPLVVANGAGAQSQQSLGTVIFGGLVVATVLSLGVVPPFYVVIKGLEARWFGPNQQDEGDDAAIAGAS, encoded by the coding sequence ATGGCGTTTTCCGACAACTTCATCAAGCGGCCGGTGCTCACCACCGTCTGCAGCATCCTGATTGTGTTGATGGGGGTGATTGCCATCCCCACGCTGCCGATCGCCAACCTGCCCAACATCGCGCCGCCGCTGATCTCAGTGACGGCGACTTACGGCGGTGCCAATTCCCTGGTCACCGAGCAAGCGGTCACCAACCCCATCGAAGCGCAGATCAATGGCGTCCCGGGCGCCTCCTACATCGCCTCCACCAGCAACATGGAGGGGCAGAGCATCATTCAGGTCTACTTCGACGAGACCACTGACATCGACATCAACCAGGTGAACGTGCAGAACCGCGTCTCCCTGGCGATGCCGCAGCTGCCGCCGCAAGTCTCCAACACTGGCGTTTCGGTCAAGCAGTCGACACCATCGATCCTGCTGGCCTACCAGGTGTCGTCGACCGAAGGCCAATACGACGCCGCTTATCTGAATGGGCTCGTCTACGAAGAGCTCTACTACCCCCTGGAGCGGGTGCCAGGGGTTGCCAATGTGAACATCCTGGGCGGCAGCACCCCCGCCTACTGGCTCTTCGTCGACCCCAACAAACTGGCAGCCAATCAACTGACCGCCAGCGAGGTGGTGGACGCCGTGCAGGCGCAGAACAGCACCTCCATCGGTGGCTTGGTGGGCGGTCCCCCCGCGGCAGGCGATCAGGCCTACACCTATCCCTTGCTGGTGGAGGACAACGGCAACCTGCTCTCGATCGAGGCGTTCAACAATCTGATCGTCGGTCGCAGCGAAACCGGCAACCTGCTTCTGCTGAAGGATGTGGGTGCAGTGCGCTACGGCTTCAACAACTACACCAGCTCCGCCGTCGACGCGTCAAACCACGACACGGTCTCCGTCGCGGTGTTCCAAACACCGGACAGCAATGCGCTGGATGTGGCCGACGCGGTGGTGCAGCAGCTGGAGTCGTTCGCCGTCGATGTGCCGCCGGGCGTCACGGTCAAGCAGATCTACAACATCGGCCAGTTCATCGAATCCTCGGTGGATGGCGTGATCGATGCCCTGGGCCTGGCGATCGTGCTGGTGCTGCTGATCCTGTTTCTGTTCCTGCAGAACTGGCGCGCCACCGTGGTGCCCAGCCTGGCAATTCCCATCTCACTGGTGGGCACCTTCGCCTTCATCAAGGTGTTCGGGTTTTCGATCAATCAACTCACCCTGCTGGGACTGGTGTTGGCCACGGGCCTCGTGGTGGATGACGCCATCGTGGTGATCGAGGCCGTCTCCAAGAACATCGAAGCGGGCATGAAGCCTCGGCAGGCGGCCCTGGCCTGCATGGGTGAACTGTTCGGCGCACTAGTAGCCACGGCGTTGGTGCTGATGGCCGTGTTCGTGCCAGTGGCCTTCTACCCCGGCAGCATCGGCATCATTTATCAGCAATTCGCGCTGACGATCGCCTTTTCAATCGCCATCTCCGCCTTCAATGCACTTACCTTCTCGCCGATGCTTTCGGGCCTGATCCTGAAAAGTGGTGAAGCACCCACACCGAAAGGCTGGGTGTGGCCAGTGGCCGGCGTGATCGTGGGCCTGGCCTTCGGACGCTTCAGCGCCGCCTCCTTCGGCAGCTGGACCTATCTACTCGGCGTTGTGGTTGGGGGCCTGGCCGGCGCCAATCTGCCCTTGATCTTCCGAGTGTTCAACCAACAGTTCAATCGTCTGCAAAGCGCCTATGCCCGCTTGGTCCACACCCTGATCGGCGCCCGACGCTGGGTGATGGTGGCCCTCGGCAGCGGCATCGTGATCACCGCGCTTGCCTTCACCGCCCTCCCCTCCGCGTTCATTCCTGATGAAGACCAGGGCTATCTCGCAGGGATTTATCAGCTTCAGAACGGCGCCTCCTTAAACGAGACCGAAGCGATGGGTGCAGAGATCGCCGCCATCCTTAAACAAGAGGACGACATCCTGAACGCCAATGTGATCAGCGGCTATGGCTTCAATGGCTCAAGCCCTGACCAGGGCACGATTCTGATCGGCCTGAAACCGTTGAGTGAACGCCCCGGAGCCAAGAACAGCTCCTTCGCCATCGCCGACCGGCTGAACGCCAAGCTCTCCCAGCTCAGCAGCGGCATGGCGGTGGTGGGACAGCCCCCGGCGGTGCCCGGCTTCTCCGCCCAGGGGGGGTTCTACTTCCAGTTCAACGACCTCACCGGCAGTTACAGCTTCAACGAGCTGAACGATGAAGCCCAGAAACTGATCAAAGCGGGGCGTGAAAGCGGCATGTTCTCCACGCTCTACACCCAGTTCATCCCCAGCGCGCCGGCCTTCGAGTTGACCATCAACCGCGTCGTGATGGGTGCCCTGAACGTCGACTACAAAGAGGCGATGACCACCGTCGCTACACTGGCCGGTGGCAGCTACACGGGCCTCACCTACGAGAACGGTCAGGTCCGCAACGTCTATCTGCAGGCCGGCGCCGAGCAACGGGCCGACGTGAACGACATCCTCAGCTACTACGTCACCAGTCGCGATGGCGAACTGGTGCAGGTGTCTCAGTTCGCGCAGGTGGAGCTCTCCAGCGCACCACCGATCATCAGCCACTACAACCTCTACCGAACGGTGCTAATCCAGGGCGCGCAAGCCGTAGGCAAGAGCTCCGGACAAGCGCTGCAGACGATCCAGTCGCTGTTCAGCCAGCAGTCGTTTAACAACATCGGCTCGGCCTTCACCGGTTTGGCGTTGCTGCAGCTGTCGGCAGGCAATGCCAGCGTGCTGGTGTTTGGCCTGGGCATCGTGATCGTGTATCTAGTGCTGTCGGCCCAGTACGAGAGCTACATCACGCCGGTGATCATCCTGGCCACCGTGCCCCTGGCCATGCTCGGTGCCCTGGCATTTCTGGCCATCCGCTCGATCGACCTGAACATCTACGCCCAGGTGGGTCTGGTGACGCTGATCGGTTTGGCCGCCAAAAACGGCATCCTGATCGTGGAAGTAGCCGAACAACATCTGGAAGATGGACTGTCGCCCACCGAAGCGGTGGTGGCCTCGGCTGAATCACGCTTGCGCCCCATCCTGATGACCGCCATCGCCGCCCTCGCGGGATTTCTGCCCCTGGTGGTCGCCAACGGCGCTGGTGCCCAGAGCCAGCAATCACTGGGCACGGTGATCTTCGGCGGTCTGGTGGTGGCCACGGTGCTTTCACTCGGGGTCGTGCCGCCCTTTTATGTGGTGATCAAGGGGCTGGAGGCACGGTGGTTCGGTCCCAACCAGCAAGATGAGGGCGACGACGCAGCAATCGCTGGTGCCAGCTGA
- a CDS encoding ABC transporter permease, producing the protein MTATAAAANKERSTGLLSLFTLGAMPSKAVRGGLQVASLLVPLLLWTTIASLSLVDEKFLPSPQAVFRSLASMAESGILFQDIVASTGRVFAGFLLATLLAVPIGICMGVYPAICAICEPLIAMLRYMPAAAFIPLLIIYLGIGEEPKIALIFLGTIYFNILMVMDAVKFVPKELIETTLTLGGRSRQVLVQVVARYSLPSIIDTLRINIATSWNLVVVAELVAAEVGLGKRIQLAQRFFRTDQIFAELIVLGLIGFAIDMGFRLLLRLSCKWAV; encoded by the coding sequence ATGACTGCGACGGCCGCCGCTGCCAACAAGGAGAGAAGCACTGGACTTCTCTCCCTGTTCACCCTGGGTGCCATGCCATCCAAGGCCGTGCGGGGCGGTCTGCAGGTGGCATCACTGCTGGTGCCACTCCTGCTGTGGACCACCATCGCCTCCCTCAGCTTGGTGGATGAAAAATTCCTGCCCTCGCCGCAGGCCGTGTTCCGCTCCCTGGCCTCCATGGCGGAGAGCGGAATTCTTTTTCAAGACATTGTGGCGAGCACCGGCCGTGTGTTCGCAGGATTTCTTCTCGCCACACTTCTGGCGGTGCCGATTGGCATCTGCATGGGGGTCTACCCGGCGATCTGCGCCATCTGCGAGCCGCTGATCGCCATGCTGCGTTACATGCCTGCAGCGGCCTTCATCCCTCTACTGATCATCTACCTCGGCATCGGGGAGGAACCCAAGATCGCTCTGATTTTTCTCGGCACGATCTACTTCAACATCCTGATGGTGATGGATGCGGTGAAGTTCGTTCCCAAAGAACTCATTGAAACCACACTCACCCTGGGTGGTCGCAGCCGGCAGGTGCTGGTGCAAGTCGTCGCCCGCTACAGCCTGCCCAGCATCATCGACACCTTGCGAATCAACATCGCCACCTCCTGGAACCTCGTGGTGGTGGCGGAGCTGGTGGCCGCGGAAGTGGGCCTTGGAAAACGCATCCAGCTGGCTCAGCGCTTTTTCCGCACCGATCAGATCTTCGCCGAGTTGATCGTGCTGGGCTTGATCGGCTTCGCCATCGACATGGGATTCCGGCTCCTGCTTCGCCTCAGCTGCAAATGGGCGGTATGA
- a CDS encoding DUF2811 domain-containing protein → MPIHVSVENQMPEDLHRAMAAFIADHPQWDQYRLVQSAIAGFLFQQGCKDPSVIRHYWGGLFRREPFSKGGSVLQ, encoded by the coding sequence ATTCCGATTCACGTGAGTGTGGAAAATCAGATGCCGGAAGACCTCCATCGCGCCATGGCGGCATTCATTGCCGACCATCCCCAGTGGGATCAATACCGGCTCGTGCAATCCGCGATCGCTGGTTTTTTGTTTCAGCAGGGATGCAAGGACCCTTCGGTGATTCGCCATTATTGGGGTGGACTGTTCCGCCGGGAGCCCTTCTCCAAGGGCGGGAGCGTTCTGCAGTGA
- a CDS encoding alpha/beta fold hydrolase, whose protein sequence is MRATTQQSLVPAELFWSWAQADGSELSVAWRHAGHGVAASQSSGSTPSVVLVHGFGASSGHWRHALPVLGSCTNTYALDLIGFGASSQPRALLAGESDPTEPPSRSSALSYGFDLWGQQVADFCQQVVQGPVLLVGNSIGGVVALRAAQLLEQRCRGVVLIDCAQRLMDDKQLATQPAWMAWIRPLLKTLVSQRWLSTALFRNAARPRVIRSVLDQAYPSGANIDDELVELLYQPTQRPGAAEAFRGFINLFDDHLAPDLLETLQQPVHLIWGERDPWEPVAEARAWADRFRCIQSLRVLPNVGHCPHDEAPDLVNARLLDLLEAMREVKSL, encoded by the coding sequence ATGAGGGCGACGACGCAGCAATCGCTGGTGCCAGCTGAATTGTTCTGGTCTTGGGCGCAAGCCGATGGCAGTGAGCTGAGCGTCGCCTGGCGCCATGCAGGCCACGGCGTCGCAGCTTCGCAGTCGTCTGGATCCACCCCGTCGGTTGTGCTGGTGCACGGCTTTGGTGCGAGCAGCGGTCACTGGCGCCACGCCTTGCCGGTGCTGGGAAGCTGCACCAACACCTACGCGCTCGACCTGATCGGCTTCGGCGCCAGCAGCCAGCCCCGGGCCTTGCTCGCAGGAGAATCAGATCCAACCGAGCCTCCATCACGCAGCAGCGCCCTGAGCTACGGCTTTGATCTCTGGGGGCAGCAGGTGGCCGACTTCTGCCAGCAGGTGGTGCAAGGCCCTGTGCTGCTGGTGGGCAACTCCATCGGTGGCGTGGTGGCTCTGCGGGCGGCGCAGCTGCTGGAGCAACGCTGCCGGGGTGTGGTGCTGATCGACTGCGCCCAGCGGCTCATGGATGACAAGCAACTCGCCACCCAACCGGCCTGGATGGCCTGGATCCGGCCCCTGCTCAAAACGCTGGTGAGCCAGCGCTGGTTGAGCACCGCACTCTTCCGCAACGCAGCCCGACCGCGAGTGATCCGCAGCGTGCTCGACCAGGCCTATCCCAGTGGCGCCAACATCGACGATGAACTTGTTGAACTGCTCTATCAACCGACGCAGCGACCGGGAGCAGCAGAGGCCTTTCGCGGTTTCATCAATCTGTTTGACGACCACCTGGCCCCTGACCTGCTGGAGACTCTCCAGCAACCGGTCCATCTGATCTGGGGCGAACGGGATCCCTGGGAACCGGTAGCGGAAGCACGCGCTTGGGCTGACCGCTTCCGCTGCATCCAATCGTTACGGGTGTTGCCAAACGTTGGGCACTGTCCCCACGATGAAGCTCCCGATCTGGTGAATGCCCGGCTTCTGGACCTTCTCGAAGCCATGCGCGAAGTGAAATCGCTCTGA
- a CDS encoding ABC transporter ATP-binding protein, which translates to MELIVNNLSKRFGEKLILDHLSFSMQSGDFMALVGSSGSGKSTILRLIAGLDQPSSGSIAVDGTPVSGPGPDRGMVFQKYSLFPWLNAADNVAFGMRLQRMKAAEIKARTAYFLEVVGLSDAATKLPRELSGGMQQRVAIARALATNPSVLLLDEPFGALDLQIRESMQDFLLKLWQRTGLTVLLITHDVEEALVLAQRVHVLAPNPGRIIRSIDVDLNKSDLDQLRVSSDFLALRQSLSGTMRELEPSLC; encoded by the coding sequence ATGGAGCTGATTGTGAACAACCTCAGCAAACGTTTCGGGGAAAAATTAATCCTCGATCACTTGTCGTTTTCCATGCAATCCGGAGACTTCATGGCCCTAGTCGGCAGCTCTGGATCCGGAAAAAGCACCATTCTGCGGCTGATAGCTGGCCTGGATCAACCGAGCAGCGGCAGCATCGCTGTCGACGGCACCCCCGTTTCTGGCCCTGGGCCAGACAGGGGCATGGTGTTTCAGAAGTACAGCCTCTTTCCCTGGCTGAACGCTGCTGACAACGTCGCCTTCGGCATGCGTCTTCAACGGATGAAAGCAGCAGAGATCAAGGCGCGTACCGCCTATTTCCTGGAAGTCGTCGGGCTCAGTGACGCCGCGACCAAATTGCCGCGCGAACTATCGGGCGGCATGCAGCAGCGGGTGGCCATCGCTCGCGCCCTCGCCACCAACCCCAGCGTCCTGCTGCTGGATGAACCCTTTGGCGCTCTGGATCTCCAGATCCGGGAATCGATGCAGGACTTCCTGCTCAAGCTTTGGCAACGAACAGGCCTCACAGTTCTGCTGATTACCCATGACGTGGAGGAGGCTTTGGTGCTTGCCCAGCGCGTCCACGTGCTGGCCCCCAACCCGGGGCGGATCATCCGATCCATCGATGTTGACTTAAACAAAAGTGATCTCGATCAGCTCCGCGTGAGCAGCGACTTTCTGGCCCTACGGCAATCCCTATCGGGAACCATGCGTGAGCTGGAGCCTTCACTGTGTTGA
- a CDS encoding ABC transporter substrate-binding protein: MTKQLRNLLFAGLAIVLAVACSKPSTPVVEGPPIVLGYSNWAGWWPWAIAVEEKLFEKNGVNVEMKWFDGYVQSMETFAAGKIDGNSQTLNDTISFLPGENGGEVVVLVNDNSAGNDQIIADASISSIADLKGKTVAVEEGVVDDYLLSLALQDAGLSRDDVVIKGMPTDQAATAFAAGQVDAVGAFPPYTGTAMQREGAQVIASSKEYPGAIPDLLTVSADLIKERPDDVQKIVKTWWDVREFMEKNPEKSEAIMAKRAGIPTEEYEQYKDGTRFFSIEENLQAFSDGEGMKFMPYAAESMADFMVSVGFIPEKPDMSSLFDDSFIKKVAAS; this comes from the coding sequence ATGACCAAACAACTGCGCAACCTTCTGTTCGCCGGCCTCGCCATCGTGCTGGCCGTCGCCTGCTCCAAGCCCTCCACCCCAGTAGTGGAGGGCCCACCGATCGTTTTGGGCTACAGCAACTGGGCCGGATGGTGGCCCTGGGCCATCGCCGTGGAAGAAAAGCTGTTTGAAAAGAACGGCGTGAATGTGGAGATGAAGTGGTTCGACGGTTATGTGCAGTCGATGGAAACCTTCGCCGCCGGCAAAATCGACGGCAACTCCCAAACCCTGAACGACACCATTTCCTTCCTGCCGGGCGAGAACGGCGGTGAAGTGGTGGTTTTGGTGAACGACAACTCGGCCGGCAATGACCAGATCATTGCTGACGCATCCATCTCCTCCATCGCCGATCTCAAAGGCAAGACCGTGGCTGTCGAGGAAGGCGTCGTGGACGACTACCTGCTCAGCCTGGCCCTCCAAGATGCGGGCCTGAGCCGCGATGACGTGGTGATTAAAGGCATGCCCACCGATCAGGCAGCCACAGCCTTCGCGGCTGGTCAGGTGGATGCCGTTGGCGCCTTCCCTCCCTACACCGGCACCGCCATGCAGCGTGAAGGTGCTCAGGTGATTGCCAGCTCGAAGGAGTACCCCGGAGCAATCCCTGATCTGCTCACCGTCAGCGCTGATCTGATCAAGGAGCGTCCCGACGATGTGCAGAAGATTGTGAAGACCTGGTGGGACGTTCGCGAGTTCATGGAGAAGAACCCCGAAAAGTCTGAGGCCATCATGGCCAAGCGTGCCGGCATTCCGACCGAAGAATACGAGCAGTACAAAGACGGCACCCGCTTCTTCTCCATCGAGGAGAACCTCCAAGCGTTCAGCGATGGTGAGGGCATGAAGTTCATGCCCTACGCAGCGGAGTCGATGGCTGACTTCATGGTCTCGGTGGGCTTCATTCCCGAGAAACCCGACATGAGTTCGCTGTTTGATGACAGCTTCATCAAGAAGGTCGCCGCCTCCTGA